From the Corythoichthys intestinalis isolate RoL2023-P3 chromosome 6, ASM3026506v1, whole genome shotgun sequence genome, the window tGCATGAGCAGAAATGGCTTTTTCTGCCTTGTCGGTGTTTTCTACCGTATAATGACATGCATTGCCACAGTTTAAAAAATCGGTACAATTTACGGTAAACTACTGGCAGCTATGGTTGCCAGTAGTTCACCGTTAAATATACGGTGAGAATGTAAAAGATATCatggacacaaaaaaaaaattctatactATTTGCAGTAAAACACCAGCAGTTCTGGTATCCTGCACTGTATAGAATACGATGACAATGTAAAAATCAGTATGATAATGTAAATAAATTCCGTATAATTCACGGGAAAATTCCTTCAATTGTGGCTGCTGGCAAGGTTAAAGTCATAACGGTAATTGGGTGAAAAAAAACTAGAATTTACAGTAAACTACTGGAAACCACAGCTGCTAGTACTTTTCCATAAATTATACCGATGTTCTTTCCAGTACTAGTAACTTCTAGTAGAAGCTTTTGCTAGCAagctgttggttccttttttttcagtGACAACTTTTTAAGCAATgtatcaattcttggcaggagcatatcgataacccttttgcgatataaagtatctcgatacatcaccatttcgagatattgtcacacccctacaaaCCTAGTAAAATGGCATTCAAGgttatgaaaaataatgttaaaaaCTTATAAGGGGAcctttaaaaaacataaatattttcCTTTGTAGAGAATTCCCTTCACCGGGCCCATAAATGGTGGTATACAGGAAGGCACATCCATCATCATCACTGGATTGGTCCAACATGGAGTTGAAAGGTCAAACCACTTCTCCTTCTAGTACTGTATCTGTATTTTCATCTATGAAAAAGAGTTGCATTTGTACTACGTGATGTGTAAAAGCTTTCTTAACTCTCAATCCAAACTGGTGTGaaacacttttttattttttaggttTCATGTGAATTTACAGTGTGGCTCCAACCCAAATGCAGATGTTGCTCTCCATTTTAACCCACGGTATGACAGTCGCCCGAGCTACGTTGTAACCAATACTTTCCAGCATGGTTGTTGGGGTAATGAAGAAAGGAAGAAAAACTCTCCTTTGGCCATTGGCACCGACTTCAAGCTGCTCATCACGGTCTCCAAGGATTTCTACCAGGTCTTATAGCTTGATCATCATGTTTTTCCCAAAAACTggttaatttatattgctaaCAGTGATACAAACATATGTTTTGAGACATGTGAATCATTGGGTTTATAAGACGCAAAAATGTCTCTTCTCCTAAACTGACTGTttgtaacaaataaaatacttaTAAAACAGCTGAAaattatgatatatatatatatacaaaaattgTGAGAGGTTATATCGCAAAGATAGGCAATGAATTCTTACAGATTGATTCTACCGTCTTGAACCGTTTTTCGTTGTTTCGGGTTTGCAAAAACTATATTTGTTTGAGTAAATGGTTTACCACTGAGATCTTGCCAACAGCCAAAGAGAGCAAACGTTTAAAAATAATCCACTCAGCAGCGtatcaactcattcactgccattcacactgcttgaaatcaaatataatgaattcttaaatttaaaaaaaatgatgacaTATTTATAGAAACGTCCTTAGGTTATCCTTAGGTCTCTGGCTCGAGGGAACATTATGCATTGTTTTGGTTTTGCAAAAACTATATTGAGTAAATGGTTGCCCACTGAGATCTTGACAACAGCCAATCAGAGCAAACGTTTAAAAATGATCCACTCAGCAGCATATTAACTCACTTAATAttgaaaaaatgctcatttctgTAAAAATGTCCTTCAGTAGCTCATTTAGTAGAGCAAGGACTGTAGAAGTTAAATGCTGGTATCCTTAGCTAGCTGGTTCAAGTCCGGCTCGAAGGAACGTTTTGCATTGTTTCGGCTTTGCAAAAACTATACTTGTTTGGGTAAATGGTTGCCCACTGAGGTCTCAGCAACAGCCAATCAGGAGCAAACGTTTAAAAGTGAACCACACAGCAGCATATCAACTCGCTGCCACTAACACTGCTAGAACATGAATATCGGAAATTcttaaattgtgaaaaaaaatgctctCGAGTTTCTAAGAAAGTCCTTCGATAGTTCAGCTGGTAGAGCGGAGAACTGTAGGAGTCAAAACTGGATATCCTTAGGTAGCTGGTTCAAGTCTGGCTTGAAggagcaatttgcattgtttcggCTTTGCAAATACTATACTTGTTTGAGTAAATGGTTGCCCATTGAGATCTTGCCAATCAGAGCAAATGTTCAAAAATGAGCCCCTCAGAAGCATGTCAAcgtattcactgccattgacactgCTACAACTCTTAATGTTGTGAATTCTTAAGTTTCAAAAATATGCgcatatatttttaatacattccTTCAAGGGCTCAGTTAGTAGAGCAGAGGGCTGTAGGGCTACATTAAATGCTGATATCCTTAGGTGGTTGGTTCAAGTCCGGCTCTTGGGAGCCTGATGATAACCTTTTTGGCCACAAAGTATCGCTAttactttttattatttatttattactatttattaccttttctgtacattgtcacacccctaatgagtAAGCAATATGTTTCTACTGGGATGCACATGATAAATGTGTCTCTCTTTCCCTTTCATCCCAAGCCACTTCTTATTTCCTGATGTGGCAGCTTCCGCAAATGACTTCCATATTTTCTTCTCTAGCTTTACATCAACGGTTCTCACTTTATGGAGTATCGACATCGTATCCCGTTTTCCCGAGTGAACTCCATCTCAATTGCTGGAAAAGTAGACATTTCCTCTATTACCTTCACGAACTCTATGGTAATCACTCAATATTGATCAGCAAGAGGAAATTTATGTTAATGCTAAATATTAACCTATTACTCTTAGTTTTTTGGCCAACCGGGATTTCCTGGTCAGCCTGGCTTTTTACCTCAGCCAGGCTTTCCCCCATATGTGACGTATCCAAACCAGGCAATGTTTCCACCATCTCCTGGATTCCCGTCACAACCAGGATTTGCTCCACCGGTCTATGTAAGTCAGTTCAGTTGCTTAGACTTAAACACACTTAAAgcaaatttgtaaaataattgtattttttcaagtgAGAAAGCTTTCAAAGTTTTCAGCCCATGCAAGGCTTTGTGTACTTTATGTTGTTGTACTCAATGCTGATTCAAAAATTCAATAAGCTTTCAATTGTCTTTTGTTGTCTATTGGCATATGTTTGTGAATAGGCTGTTCCATACAAGGCCTTTCTCAGTGGAGGAGTTTTGCCTGGAAGGACAATCACCATCCATGGGACTGTTCACCCAAATGCAACAAGGTTGGGcatcaattattattaattttttttttttttaatcacctcTCTAAACAAGTTAAAAGCTGTGAAAGTGTTGCTTTTAATATTggattttaatataatattCTATTACGTGTCCATATTTGTCcaacaaatacattacaaaatcatcaaattctgtctagaaaaatctacaggaatgaaacatcacccgtccaaagGGTATGAGtgctctctagtggagaaaacatatttcctaccaaGAAAGTAAAACGATCATATGTCctgtgccaaaaaaaaaaaattgggagagaGATTGAAATCTGTGCTTTCAAGTAGGGCTGCACGgtcttggaaaaaaattacattgcgacttttggggggtttgcgatatatattgcgatattaaaacttgaAGAATTTTcagcagatgacttgaatagctctgtttgggaagactggttgactcaccatgaccacttTGTAAAGGTAGTCACCCGGGTAactaacgagttccgttcctacgctggcgacgaacCCAAATTTCGGCAATAGTTGAAACCATTAAGTTCCCCTACAAAATAACTATTGAAAAAGTCCAGAagtattgtagttttttttttaatgatggatacactgccctctggtggcagcgttggttctggctggactgtatgactgaggagcagactcgtctgacatggataaagaacagctgtgctctggtttggcccacataaggctgtaagttgtttcaatgTTAGTTAATATGttagtgtatgcatttgtaattaaggttagagctacagtttgtgaagttatgtgtgagtgatttgctatgagaattgtaaatgcagacttttgttaggcaaattagggtgatttatttactaaatttacatattgtttAGAAtagatggacatttgaacaccaattgtttagtgtcatgtgttttattgtttaaatgcgtgtcgttttgaacataagtgcacatatgtgtgttacagctttacaaattgttaaaggtgaaggaagtcaaaagcttcaaaaagcacaattgccctgtatactgtctgtaaagctgaacaatgtCACTTCTATTGAGGACAGACACGTcattaataaagttaaaaaactAAGATACCATGAGATACaaaaaggtactgtttatgcgactaaaaaaaaaaaaaaaaaaacgcctgaTGACAATATGGtgaatcaggtttttaatttgaagaaaaaattttgtttttctgcttcgtgctcatacagcctctcaccctccctcctgctagctaagcagtgtgaccaaacttgttttttttttcttggtcaccagtgcagctggcgtttggtacttaaagttaacgatgattgacaggtttgtagctttgacctAGTGAGACAAGGGtcagtagctctacgatcaaaggcacaaatgcgtTAGTCATCGTTTAGCTCCGGGGTCCTCATTTAGCGGACCGCGGTCCACGACCGGACCACGGCACACGTCTCTGCGGACCCACGGACGAACAAAAAAACGGAAAaagacaaactttttttttcaacatatatcatcgtatgaatcgccgatctatcgctatgcgctactattctatcgctaaattctgtttcattttagtcaaatatcttccatgttctcacttctgttgtctgctctatgacaacgatgcgctgattggctgagagagcctgcgtagatgcgctgattggctgagagagcctgcatgctactAGCTAGCGTGGACGGACCACAGCAGTGTCAGTGTGGGACAAACGGTATTCAGTTAATGTGATAATAATTGTAAAACACCACCCATTAGATTTTTTGTTAGTTATATTGAATGTACAATTGGCCATGTGTAAGGACAAGAGTtaataaatagcattttttgTCAGGAGATATAAGGGCAACTCACGCAGGCAGGTGCAGGCATTTCGGGAGGGGCTTCGTTTGGGTCCTAATTGGGAAATGTCTCGAGGTGATGTGGCGTGATGGAGTTGTGGCTCTTGTCATTTCAGGTGGGAAaatgttatttatatacatttcacATGTAAACAGCTCATTGTTGGGTCCTAATTGGGAAATGTCTCGAGGTGATGTGGCGTGATGGAGTTGTGGCTCTTGTCATTTCAGGCCAATAAATGAAGCACAAACATCACTCTCTGTCAAGTCTTTTTAATCCGACCACAAGTGCGACATAATttgggggctcgtccgggatgGATTAAGGCTTGTGAGAATATTTCCCGTCGACCAAAGTGACGCTGAGAGTATTTTCCGCCGAAGAAAGTGACGAACAACTTCAAAGCGGCCGCCGACGGTCACGCGCATTAAGGAGGGAGGCGCGGCACCGCAGCACACGGCAGGATGAGTCTCGAGGAGCACGCAGAGCAACTCGCGCAGCAGTTGTGGACGCTGAGGTTTGATGAGCTCAAAGAGGTGTGTGTACGTGCTAAAGTTGACTATGGAAACGCAGCGACCAGGCGGGCCGTTATAAACGCGATTATGGAGTCAACAGACAGCGTTATTGAGGAGGAAGAAGATGAAGTTGCAAAAGAGTATTTGGACACTTTGCTAACACTAACTCATCAACGGTCGGTTGACACAACTGCTGCTGAAATTACAAAACACAGGCTGAGCGACAGGATAGCCAGTACTTCGTCACAAAATGTGCCATTAACTTACACAAGTCCCAGTCTGACCCCACAAAGGCTACAAGAAGTCACAATTAGAAGAGAATTCAAAGTAAGTggacagattggggaaaaaggacAGAAAGACAAGCTCTCATTTACAAATCTAATGCACCAAATTGAGAGAGGTGTAATGAAAGGGCACAGTGAAGATGAAGTTGTTGAAGCTGTCGTAAAAGCCATCAGCCCAGGCTTAAGTTTGAGGGACATGCTTGAAGTGAAGAGTGACCTCACTTTAGCccaattaaaaacaatattaaaggGGCATTTTAAAGAAGATAGCTCCATGGACTTGTATCACAAATTAGTTAACGTTACTCAGGACTGCCGTGAATCTCCACAAAACTTCTTATTCAGAGCCATAGAATTGAAAGAAAGATTGCTTCTCTCTGCAAAAGAATCTGGCTCGGATGACCAATACAGTCCTGATGTGATACAAAAGAAATTCTTAAGGTCCGTCAGCACGGGACTTATAAGTGACCATATCAAGTTCCAGCTAAAACCTTATTTAGATGATCACACTGTGACAGATGACCATCTTATTGCTAAGATGAATGAGGCTGCAAGTGTCGAGTCCGAGCGCCAGACAAAACAACGGAAAAATGCGGTTAGCCGAACTCCAAAAGTTACTGAGATACAAACAGAAACACAAGCAAGCTCAATTCAGAGCAACTCCATTTTGGAAATGAAAGAGGGGTCACATGACCGGATGGACTCGGTTAAACCCAAAATGCGCAAAACGCCAGTATCTCACAGTTCAAGAGAACTTGAATTGTATGAAACAGTAAATTTGCTCAGAGAGGAAATGGctgaaatgaagaaaacttttgaGGGCTGCCAACAACGTGCCACTCCCAATGTAAAACGCATCCAACGCCGAGCATGCCcaatttgtgaaaaaaatgggcGAAGTGATCAATGTGACCACTGTTTTAAATGTGGATCAACTGGACACTTCTCAAGGGGGTGCCGAGGAACGCGGGGAGCAAGCAACAGGCCCGAGACTGTAAACATCAAAAAGGTGGCGCCGTCCCCATACACGCCCAAAACATCAACAGAAACAGACAGTAAGGTACAAGAGCTGCTATTAGCGAGAATAAAACAACTTGAAGCTCAGCTACAAAATAATACCAGTACACACCACGGAGTGAATGCCACTTTTATCAACCCAATTTCACACCGCCAAGCCAAACTGCGTGCGCTTATTGGGAAAAAATGTATGGTGAGTTGCTGTTTTGATGGCGTACCAACAGAAGCATTATGGGATACCGGTTCGCAAGTAACTATTGTCAATGAAAGCTGGCGTAGTACTTACCTCCCACATGTACTACCGCGCAGCCTTGAAGAGCTTCTGGAGGGGGACGAGACACTAATCGGTAAGGCAGCTAACCAAACAGCCATTCCTTTCTCAGGTTGGGTGGAGGTGAAGTTCAAGCTCAATACTTCAAACCAATGCTCACCAGAACTGCTAGCCCCGGTACTCATCTCAAATGAGCCAGGTGTTGCTGAGCCACCCATCATTGGCTATAATGTTATTGAGCAGTTAATCAAAAATGGCATGGATCAATACCCGAATTTCATGACAGAGTCAGTACAAAAGGCATTTTCACTTGACTgcaaaaagacagaaatgttCATCAAGCTAGTCAAGAAAAGTGATGACATGAGGGAGGGGGTAGTTAGAGTAGGGCAACCCAGTGTCACTATTGCCCCTGGTCAAACGCAGCTGGTGAAATGTGGTGTACGCAGCTATTCATGTGCAGAAGGGCAAGATGCTTTGTTTGAACCAGTAGATAGCTCAAAGTGGCCAGACGGACTGACTTTAACTGAAGCTGTAATAAATTGGCATAAAGGAGGCTGGTCAAAAGTTTCAGTACCCGTTACAAATGACAGTAGTCATAGTATTACCCTAACACCACGTACAGTAATTGGCCAGCTCCAACAAGTTAAAGCGGTCTATCCAGCAAGTGTGCAACCTCGACAGTCAGAACCGGGAGATGATTGTCACTCACCTATCGCTGTAAACAACAATGACAGGATCACTCCCAAAGCAAATGAAGATGTTGAAAATGGAGAAAACCAAAAAGAATGGTGGGATCCACCTGTGGCTATTGACCATTTGACACCAGAACAGCAGAACAAAGTACGGACAGTTTTAAGAGAAGAGTGCAACGCCTTTTCTAAAGGAGACCATGATGTTGGTTGTATTCCatcattaaaactaaaaattagGCTCAAAGACAATATACCAGTCACCCGTACATACACGTCAGTACCAAAGCCACTTCACAGGGAGGTGAAGGAATATTTGGAGGATCTTCTAAACAGAGGATGGATACAAAAGTCTCGCTCTCCTTACTCTTCACCACTTGTATGTGTTCGTAAAAAGGATGGGACGCTCCGTCTGTGTGTGGATTATAGGGAATTGAAC encodes:
- the LOC130917328 gene encoding galectin-9-like, encoding MAFPQHTIYNPRIPFTGPINGGIQEGTSIIITGLVQHGVERFHVNLQCGSNPNADVALHFNPRYDSRPSYVVTNTFQHGCWGNEERKKNSPLAIGTDFKLLITVSKDFYQLYINGSHFMEYRHRIPFSRVNSISIAGKVDISSITFTNSMFFGQPGFPGQPGFLPQPGFPPYVTYPNQAMFPPSPGFPSQPGFAPPVYAVPYKAFLSGGVLPGRTITIHGTVHPNATRFHININHPTGIALHYNPRLNENIVVRNTKRGEKWGSEERGGPMPFRKGQPFTLTIYCEIHSFRIVANGAHVHDYKHRFTQLNRLSELEIAGDITITSVNV